Proteins from a genomic interval of Micromonospora sp. NBC_00389:
- a CDS encoding sensor histidine kinase: protein MEWVVAVVVAVALVAGLAAGFLLPRFLRTRDGLSTSTGSASSRWSRGRPAIVDEQQAGLGRRTIDSLRAGVVVLDDNDVPVLINPAARAMGLLRTGSTAGSIAAHPLIRTLAGQVRRTGVRREIELDLPRGRDSAGENPLGVHLRAMGLGNGFIAVEAVDVTESHRLARVRRDFVANVSHELKTPIGALQLLAEALLDATEPADAATPDLSEDLVAARRFAERIQHESTRLGRLVQELLELTRLQGAEPQPPAEPVALDWVIAEVVDRTRTTASARGVEVTVTGERGLTVYGSDTQLATAVANLVENAINYSGDDTTVRITTRGDDEHVEIAVADQGIGIAPTDVDRVFERFYRADQARSRATGGTGLGLAIVKHIASNHGGRVEVSSTLGGGSTFTLRLPASPPDDLLATLPPAGIEAGPAELRQV from the coding sequence GTGGAGTGGGTGGTGGCGGTCGTGGTGGCCGTGGCGTTGGTGGCCGGGTTGGCCGCCGGTTTCCTGCTGCCCCGGTTCCTGCGGACGCGGGACGGCCTCTCCACGTCGACGGGGAGCGCGAGCTCCCGCTGGAGCAGGGGGAGGCCCGCGATAGTCGACGAGCAACAGGCCGGGCTCGGCCGCCGGACGATCGACTCGCTCCGGGCCGGTGTCGTGGTGCTGGATGACAACGACGTGCCCGTGCTGATCAACCCGGCCGCCCGCGCGATGGGTCTGCTGCGTACCGGCAGTACCGCAGGGTCGATCGCCGCGCACCCGTTGATCCGTACTCTCGCTGGCCAGGTGCGGCGCACCGGGGTGCGGCGCGAGATCGAGCTGGACCTGCCCCGGGGTCGCGACAGCGCGGGGGAGAACCCGCTCGGCGTGCACCTGCGGGCGATGGGTCTCGGCAACGGCTTCATCGCGGTGGAAGCGGTCGACGTGACGGAGTCGCACCGGCTGGCCCGGGTGCGACGCGACTTCGTGGCCAACGTGAGTCACGAGCTCAAGACCCCGATCGGGGCGCTCCAACTGCTCGCCGAGGCCTTGCTGGACGCCACCGAGCCGGCCGACGCCGCGACGCCCGACCTCTCCGAGGACCTGGTCGCCGCCCGCCGGTTCGCCGAACGGATCCAGCACGAGTCGACCCGGCTGGGCCGGCTGGTGCAGGAGTTGCTGGAGCTGACCCGGTTGCAGGGCGCCGAGCCGCAGCCGCCAGCGGAGCCGGTCGCGCTGGACTGGGTGATCGCCGAGGTGGTCGACCGGACCCGCACCACCGCCTCCGCCCGGGGCGTCGAGGTGACGGTGACCGGCGAGCGCGGCCTCACCGTGTACGGCAGCGACACCCAGCTCGCCACGGCGGTGGCGAACCTGGTGGAGAACGCCATCAACTACTCCGGCGACGACACCACGGTGCGGATCACCACCCGCGGTGACGACGAGCACGTCGAGATCGCCGTCGCCGACCAGGGCATCGGCATCGCCCCGACGGACGTGGACCGGGTCTTCGAGCGGTTCTACCGGGCCGACCAGGCCCGCTCGCGTGCCACCGGCGGCACCGGGCTCGGATTGGCCATCGTCAAACACATCGCGAGCAACCATGGCGGAAGGGTGGAGGTGTCGAGCACTCTTGGTGGTGGATCGACGTTCACCCTCCGGCTGCCCGCCAGTCCACCGGACGACCTGCTGGCGACACTGCCGCCGGCTGGGATCGAGGCCGGTCCGGCCGAGCTACGGCAGGTCTGA
- the phoU gene encoding phosphate signaling complex protein PhoU, with amino-acid sequence MRDEFRADLQIVSQLLVDMAEGVRAAMRQATRALLTADRQAAETVIERDAEIDDLYRHVEERVCDLLARQAPVASDLRAMITALHVAADLERMGDLADHVAKTALRRHPSPAVPAELRTIFTEMAEIADRMAVKIGSVLAKPDADLAGELDRDDDAMDELHKNLFAVLLGDDWPYGVETAIDATLLGRFYERFADHAVNAGEHVVYLITGQTSPTAS; translated from the coding sequence ATGCGCGACGAGTTCCGGGCCGACCTCCAGATCGTCAGCCAACTGCTGGTGGACATGGCGGAGGGCGTCCGCGCCGCCATGCGCCAGGCCACCCGGGCCCTGCTCACCGCCGACCGGCAGGCCGCCGAGACGGTCATCGAGCGGGACGCCGAGATCGACGACCTCTACCGGCATGTGGAGGAGCGGGTCTGTGACCTGCTCGCCAGGCAGGCGCCGGTCGCCTCCGACCTGCGCGCCATGATCACCGCACTGCACGTGGCGGCCGACCTGGAGCGGATGGGCGACCTCGCCGACCACGTGGCGAAGACCGCGCTGCGCCGGCACCCCTCGCCCGCCGTACCGGCCGAGCTGCGGACGATCTTCACCGAGATGGCCGAGATCGCCGACCGGATGGCCGTGAAGATCGGCTCGGTGCTGGCGAAGCCCGACGCCGACCTGGCCGGCGAACTGGACCGCGACGACGACGCGATGGACGAGCTGCACAAGAACCTGTTCGCGGTGCTGCTCGGCGACGACTGGCCGTACGGGGTGGAGACCGCGATCGACGCCACCCTGCTGGGCCGCTTCTACGAGCGCTTCGCCGACCACGCGGTCAACGCCGGTGAGCACGTGGTCTACCTGATCACCGGGCAGACCTCGCCCACGGCGAGCTGA
- a CDS encoding phosphoglyceromutase, translating to MTASEGPTVGTLVLLRHGESDWNAKNLFTGWVDVDLTEKGEDEARRGGELMREHSLLPDVVHTSVMRRAIRTAELALNAADRHWIAVRRSWRLNERHYGALQGKNKKQTLEEYGEEQFMLWRRSYDTPPPPIADDDEWSQVGDPRYALLPTELMPRTECLKDVVDRMLPYWYDSIVPDVLAGRTVLVAAHGNSLRALVKHLDQISDEAIAKLNIPTGIPLRYDLDPQLRPLTLGGTYLDPNAAKAAAAAVANQGR from the coding sequence ATGACTGCGAGCGAGGGGCCCACCGTCGGGACGCTGGTCCTGCTGCGGCACGGTGAGAGCGACTGGAATGCCAAGAACCTCTTCACCGGCTGGGTGGACGTCGACCTGACCGAGAAGGGCGAGGATGAGGCGCGGCGCGGCGGCGAGCTGATGCGCGAGCACAGTCTGCTGCCGGACGTCGTGCACACCAGCGTGATGCGCCGGGCGATCCGCACCGCCGAGCTGGCGCTGAACGCCGCCGACCGGCACTGGATCGCGGTGCGCCGGTCGTGGCGGCTCAACGAGCGGCACTATGGCGCCCTGCAGGGCAAGAACAAGAAGCAGACCCTGGAGGAGTACGGCGAGGAGCAGTTCATGCTCTGGCGCCGGTCGTACGACACCCCGCCGCCGCCGATCGCGGACGACGACGAGTGGTCGCAGGTGGGCGACCCGCGGTACGCGCTGCTGCCGACCGAGCTGATGCCGCGCACCGAGTGCCTCAAGGACGTCGTCGACCGGATGCTGCCGTACTGGTACGACTCGATCGTGCCGGACGTCCTGGCCGGCCGGACGGTGCTGGTGGCCGCGCACGGCAACTCGCTGCGCGCCCTGGTCAAGCACCTCGACCAGATCTCCGACGAGGCGATCGCCAAGCTGAACATCCCGACCGGCATCCCGCTGCGCTACGACCTCGACCCGCAGCTGCGCCCGCTCACCCTGGGTGGCACGTACCTCGACCCGAACGCCGCCAAGGCGGCCGCCGCCGCGGTGGCCAACCAGGGCCGCTGA
- a CDS encoding MDR family MFS transporter — translation MRTMRSWFRDTTGGLPTTFWYLWSGTLINRLGSFVLVFLAIYLTQERGFSASQAGLVLGLWGVGGAIGTTAGGTLADRWGRRPTLLTAHVGAAAMMLGLGLARDLWAVALGALLLGMFAEAARPAFGAMMIDVVPAKDRLRAFSLNYWAINLGFACAAILAGLAAQANYLLLFVVDAATMLITALIIFVKVPETQQTGRTVTPAATAQRGALRTILNDRVYLGFVALNLFAALVFLQHISMLPIAMGDDGLSPATYGSVIALNGVLIVVGQLFVPRLIRGRSRSHVLALAAVVMGVGFGLTAFAGTPWFYGLTVLIWTVGEMLNSPSNSTLIAELSPAELRGRYQGVFSLSWQIAGACAPILGGLVREHAGNDTLWFGCAAIGVLTAVAHLVSGPARERRATALRRSGEALAPVENPRPPASQPAEAAV, via the coding sequence GTGCGGACGATGCGGAGCTGGTTCCGGGACACCACCGGCGGCCTGCCCACCACTTTCTGGTACCTGTGGAGCGGCACCCTGATCAACCGGCTCGGCTCGTTCGTGCTCGTCTTCCTCGCCATCTACCTGACCCAGGAACGCGGCTTCTCCGCGTCCCAGGCCGGCCTGGTGCTCGGCCTGTGGGGCGTCGGCGGCGCGATCGGCACCACCGCCGGCGGCACCCTGGCCGACCGGTGGGGACGGCGACCCACATTGCTCACCGCGCACGTGGGCGCGGCCGCCATGATGCTGGGCCTCGGGCTGGCCCGGGACCTCTGGGCGGTGGCGCTGGGTGCGCTGCTGCTCGGCATGTTCGCCGAGGCGGCCCGGCCCGCGTTCGGTGCCATGATGATCGACGTGGTGCCGGCGAAGGACCGCCTGCGCGCCTTCTCGCTCAACTACTGGGCCATCAACCTGGGCTTCGCCTGCGCCGCCATCCTCGCCGGCCTCGCCGCGCAGGCGAACTACCTGCTGCTGTTCGTGGTAGACGCGGCCACCATGCTGATCACCGCGCTGATCATCTTCGTGAAGGTGCCGGAGACCCAGCAGACCGGACGTACCGTCACCCCCGCGGCCACCGCCCAACGCGGCGCACTGCGCACCATCCTCAACGACCGGGTCTACCTCGGCTTCGTGGCGCTGAACCTGTTCGCCGCGCTGGTCTTCCTCCAGCACATCTCGATGCTGCCCATCGCCATGGGCGACGACGGTCTCAGCCCGGCCACCTACGGCTCGGTGATCGCGCTCAACGGCGTCCTGATCGTGGTCGGCCAACTCTTCGTGCCCCGACTGATCCGGGGCCGAAGCCGCTCGCACGTGCTCGCGCTGGCCGCCGTGGTGATGGGTGTCGGGTTCGGGCTGACCGCGTTCGCCGGCACCCCCTGGTTCTACGGGCTGACCGTGCTGATCTGGACGGTCGGCGAGATGCTGAACTCACCGTCCAACTCCACCCTGATCGCCGAGCTGTCCCCGGCCGAGCTACGTGGCCGGTACCAGGGCGTCTTCTCCCTCTCCTGGCAGATCGCCGGGGCCTGCGCGCCGATCCTCGGCGGCCTGGTACGCGAGCACGCCGGCAACGACACGCTCTGGTTCGGCTGCGCCGCGATCGGCGTCCTGACCGCGGTGGCCCACCTGGTGTCCGGCCCGGCGCGCGAGCGCCGCGCCACCGCGCTGCGTCGCTCCGGCGAGGCGCTGGCACCGGTTGAGAACCCCCGGCCGCCGGCTTCGCAGCCCGCCGAGGCTGCCGTCTGA
- a CDS encoding MFS transporter, with amino-acid sequence MHTLRRWWHDTAGGLPATFWYLWAGLLINRAGAFAMLFLSLYLTDARGASEALAGTVVGAYGAGGAAGVLLGGVLADRWGRRATLLAAHLATAGLMVALAFSRPLVLIAALSALVGVVHSMPSPAFVAAIVDVVPAQRRSRAFNLQFWAFNLGMAVASLLAGVLAEASFTALFLVDAGATLAAAGVIAWKVPETLRRTAPTADLPPPTPSAPGASRVRQPGLHTALTDRTFLIFVGLTFVLAVLTLQTSTIMPLAMRADGLGPSAYGLVVALGGALIVIGQLFVPRLIDRHRKAVVLAASTALLALGFGVLAVADELAVYLGAAVVWTVGSMLAAPPNAQINADLAPPQLRARYQSVFYLTFPAAAFVAPTLGGVSLQYLGDRHWLIVGGLGLLAALGHLLAGPPRERHVAALRRADREPTPPADRVPTA; translated from the coding sequence GTGCACACCCTGCGGCGCTGGTGGCACGACACCGCAGGTGGGCTCCCCGCCACCTTCTGGTACCTCTGGGCCGGCCTGCTCATCAACCGAGCCGGCGCGTTCGCCATGCTCTTCCTGTCGCTGTACCTCACCGATGCGCGGGGGGCCAGCGAGGCGCTGGCCGGCACGGTGGTCGGCGCGTACGGGGCCGGTGGGGCGGCCGGCGTCCTGCTCGGCGGAGTGCTGGCCGACCGGTGGGGTCGCCGAGCCACCCTGCTCGCCGCGCACCTGGCCACCGCCGGCCTGATGGTGGCACTGGCCTTCAGCCGACCCCTGGTGCTGATCGCGGCGCTCTCCGCGCTGGTCGGCGTGGTGCACTCGATGCCGAGCCCGGCCTTCGTCGCGGCGATCGTCGACGTGGTGCCCGCGCAGCGTCGCTCGCGCGCGTTCAACCTCCAGTTCTGGGCGTTCAACCTGGGCATGGCGGTCGCCTCGCTGCTCGCCGGCGTGCTGGCCGAGGCGAGCTTCACCGCGCTGTTCCTGGTGGACGCGGGCGCCACCCTGGCCGCCGCCGGCGTGATCGCCTGGAAGGTGCCGGAGACGCTTCGACGCACCGCACCGACGGCTGACCTCCCGCCGCCCACCCCATCGGCGCCGGGGGCGAGCCGGGTTCGGCAGCCGGGCCTGCACACCGCACTCACCGACCGGACCTTCCTGATCTTCGTCGGGCTCACCTTCGTGCTGGCCGTACTCACCCTGCAGACCTCGACGATCATGCCGCTGGCCATGCGCGCAGACGGCCTGGGCCCGTCGGCGTACGGGCTGGTGGTGGCGCTCGGCGGAGCGCTGATCGTGATCGGCCAGTTGTTCGTGCCCCGGCTGATCGACCGGCATCGCAAGGCCGTCGTGCTGGCGGCCTCGACCGCCCTGCTCGCGCTCGGCTTCGGCGTGCTCGCCGTCGCCGACGAACTGGCCGTTTACCTGGGCGCCGCGGTGGTCTGGACGGTCGGCTCGATGCTCGCCGCCCCGCCCAACGCGCAGATCAACGCGGATCTGGCGCCGCCGCAGCTGCGCGCGCGGTACCAGTCGGTCTTCTACCTGACGTTCCCGGCCGCGGCGTTCGTCGCACCCACGCTCGGCGGGGTGAGCCTGCAATACCTCGGCGACCGACACTGGCTGATCGTCGGCGGGCTCGGCCTGCTGGCCGCGCTCGGCCACCTGCTGGCCGGACCGCCCCGGGAGCGGCACGTCGCCGCGCTGCGCCGGGCCGACCGGGAGCCGACACCGCCCGCGGACCGCGTGCCGACCGCGTGA
- a CDS encoding YbjN domain-containing protein, which produces MSPKSDLATLIESVCAERDLAWESTGSGSYAVTLPGTHKLKTVCNLIVGEHALRVEAFVMRQPDERREELWAWLLQRNARMYGVSFSTDAVGDVYLTGRVNPAGVDADELDRLLGAVLTYADESFDTMLEIGFGSSIRREYEWRVKRGESTANLAAFAHLFEPSGTGPDPDPA; this is translated from the coding sequence GTGAGCCCGAAGAGCGATCTTGCGACCCTGATCGAGTCCGTCTGTGCCGAGCGGGACCTGGCCTGGGAGTCGACCGGGTCGGGTTCGTACGCGGTGACCCTGCCGGGCACCCACAAGCTCAAGACGGTCTGCAACCTGATCGTCGGCGAGCATGCGCTACGCGTCGAGGCGTTCGTGATGCGTCAGCCGGACGAGCGGCGCGAGGAGCTGTGGGCCTGGCTGTTGCAGCGCAACGCACGGATGTACGGGGTCTCCTTCTCCACGGACGCGGTCGGCGACGTGTACCTGACCGGGCGGGTCAACCCGGCCGGGGTGGACGCCGACGAGCTGGACCGGCTGCTCGGCGCGGTGCTCACGTACGCCGACGAGTCCTTCGACACCATGTTGGAGATCGGCTTCGGCAGCTCCATCCGTCGGGAGTACGAGTGGCGGGTCAAGCGCGGTGAGTCGACGGCCAACCTGGCCGCGTTCGCCCACCTCTTCGAGCCGTCCGGCACCGGCCCCGACCCCGACCCCGCCTGA
- the mshA gene encoding D-inositol-3-phosphate glycosyltransferase — translation MAELHTGVGRQRGTQPWPRPRRIATLSVHTSPLHQPGTGDAGGMNVYILEVARRLAEANVEVEIFTRATSGDLPPVVEMAPGVQVRHITSGPLEGLTKEELPGQLCAFTAGVLRAEASRPPGHYDLIHSHYWLSGQVGWLAKERWGVPLVHTAHTLAKVKNAQLAAGDRPEPKARVIGEEQVVAEANRLVANTRVEARDLVERYDADPTQVAVVPPGVDLERFRPAPGDRSAATRAARRRLGLPVDGYVVAFVGRIQPLKAPDVLIRAVAALRERDPALADEVTVAICGGPSGSGLDRPTALIELAATLGVTDRVRFLPPQTGDDLPALYRAADLVAVPSHNESFGLVALEAQACGTPVLAAAVGGLVTAVRDQVSGVLIDGHDPADWAVALARLLPDQAWRAELSRGAEQHARHFSWDRTVAGLLAVYGEAITAHRARLAADLAGDPALSCSW, via the coding sequence GTGGCGGAACTGCACACCGGTGTCGGTCGTCAGCGCGGTACGCAACCGTGGCCCCGGCCCCGTCGTATCGCGACCCTGTCCGTACACACCTCCCCGCTGCACCAGCCCGGCACGGGCGACGCTGGCGGAATGAACGTCTACATCCTCGAGGTCGCCCGGCGGCTCGCCGAGGCCAACGTCGAGGTGGAGATCTTCACCCGGGCCACCTCCGGCGACCTGCCCCCGGTGGTCGAGATGGCCCCCGGCGTGCAGGTCCGGCACATCACCTCCGGCCCGCTGGAGGGGCTCACCAAGGAGGAGCTGCCCGGCCAGCTCTGCGCCTTCACGGCCGGGGTGCTGCGGGCCGAGGCGTCCCGCCCGCCCGGGCACTACGACCTGATCCACTCCCACTACTGGCTCTCGGGCCAGGTCGGCTGGCTGGCCAAGGAGCGCTGGGGGGTGCCGCTGGTGCACACCGCGCACACCCTGGCGAAGGTCAAGAACGCCCAGCTCGCAGCCGGCGACCGGCCGGAACCAAAGGCCCGGGTGATCGGCGAGGAGCAGGTGGTCGCCGAGGCGAACCGCCTGGTCGCCAACACCCGGGTGGAGGCCCGCGACCTCGTCGAGCGGTACGACGCCGACCCGACCCAGGTCGCCGTCGTCCCGCCGGGCGTCGACCTGGAGCGGTTCCGGCCCGCGCCGGGCGACCGGTCCGCGGCCACCCGGGCGGCCCGCCGCCGGCTGGGGCTTCCGGTCGACGGGTACGTGGTGGCCTTCGTCGGCCGGATCCAGCCGCTCAAGGCCCCCGACGTGCTGATCCGCGCGGTCGCCGCGCTGCGGGAGCGTGACCCGGCCCTGGCCGACGAGGTGACCGTGGCGATCTGCGGCGGCCCCAGCGGCAGCGGGCTGGACCGGCCCACCGCGCTGATCGAGCTGGCCGCCACCCTGGGGGTCACCGACCGGGTGCGCTTCCTGCCACCGCAGACCGGGGACGACCTGCCCGCCCTGTACCGGGCCGCCGACCTGGTCGCGGTGCCGTCGCACAACGAGTCCTTCGGGCTGGTCGCCCTGGAGGCGCAGGCCTGCGGTACGCCCGTGCTGGCCGCCGCCGTCGGCGGGCTGGTCACCGCCGTGCGGGACCAGGTGAGCGGGGTGCTGATCGACGGGCACGACCCGGCGGACTGGGCGGTCGCGCTGGCCCGCCTGCTGCCGGATCAGGCCTGGCGGGCGGAGCTGTCCCGAGGCGCCGAGCAGCACGCCCGCCATTTCTCCTGGGACCGTACGGTCGCCGGCCTTCTCGCCGTCTACGGCGAGGCGATCACGGCGCACCGCGCCCGCCTCGCCGCCGACCTGGCGGGCGATCCCGCGCTCTCCTGCTCCTGGTGA
- a CDS encoding SDR family oxidoreductase has translation MTSVAIVTGASSGIGAATARRLAAEGFHVLAAARRPDRLADLVAEITAAGGKATAVTCDITSDESVAGLAEAAARASGPVTLLVNNAGGARGLEPVESGSVADWQWMYDVNVLGTLRVTQALLPALEASGAGTIVVVSSTAGLTVYEGGGGYTAAKHAQTAIAGTLRLELCGRPLRVIEIDPGMVKTDEFGLVRFGGDAERAAAVYAGVPGPLVAEDVADCIAWCATRPEHVNVDRLVVRPRAQAAQHKVHRVGQ, from the coding sequence ATGACCTCTGTCGCCATCGTCACCGGAGCGTCCAGCGGGATCGGCGCGGCCACCGCCCGCCGGCTCGCCGCCGAGGGTTTCCACGTGCTCGCCGCCGCCCGCCGCCCCGACCGGCTCGCCGACCTGGTCGCCGAGATCACCGCCGCCGGCGGAAAGGCCACCGCGGTGACCTGCGACATCACCTCGGACGAGTCGGTGGCCGGGCTGGCCGAGGCCGCCGCACGGGCATCCGGGCCGGTGACCCTGCTGGTCAACAACGCTGGCGGCGCGCGCGGCCTGGAGCCGGTGGAGTCCGGGTCGGTCGCCGACTGGCAGTGGATGTACGACGTCAACGTGCTCGGCACGCTACGGGTGACCCAGGCGCTGCTGCCGGCACTGGAGGCGTCGGGCGCCGGCACCATCGTGGTGGTCTCGTCCACCGCCGGCCTGACCGTGTACGAGGGCGGGGGCGGCTACACCGCCGCGAAGCACGCGCAGACCGCCATCGCCGGCACGCTCCGGCTGGAACTGTGCGGTCGGCCGCTGCGAGTGATCGAGATCGATCCGGGCATGGTGAAGACCGACGAGTTCGGCCTGGTCCGTTTCGGCGGCGACGCGGAGCGAGCCGCCGCCGTCTACGCCGGGGTGCCCGGGCCGCTGGTCGCCGAGGACGTGGCCGACTGCATCGCCTGGTGCGCCACCCGCCCGGAGCACGTCAACGTGGACCGGCTGGTGGTCCGGCCGCGGGCGCAGGCTGCCCAGCACAAGGTGCACCGCGTCGGCCAGTGA
- a CDS encoding class I SAM-dependent methyltransferase produces MSGAARRRPLGVVTRGTTNPNRLRRVDNWIVATCADRLRAAADPLVVDLGYGATPVTAVELRARLAAGVRPDVRLVGLEIDPARVAAAAPAADPPGLTFARGGFELAGLRPVLVRAFNVLRQYDESEVPEAWRTMTAALAPGGALIEGTCDELGRLASWLLIDSDGPRTLTLAAKLVTLGSPAELAERLPKALIHRNVPGEPVHDLIRALDDAWQAAAPYAPFGPRQRWLRAVTQLKSADWPILDGPHRWRQGELTLPWPTIAPRT; encoded by the coding sequence ATGAGCGGAGCGGCGCGACGCCGGCCGCTCGGCGTGGTCACCCGGGGCACGACCAACCCGAACCGGCTCCGCCGGGTGGACAACTGGATCGTCGCCACCTGCGCCGACCGACTGCGGGCGGCGGCCGACCCCCTGGTGGTCGATCTCGGCTACGGCGCCACCCCGGTGACCGCGGTGGAGCTGCGGGCCCGGCTGGCCGCCGGGGTCCGTCCGGACGTACGACTGGTAGGGCTGGAGATCGATCCGGCCCGGGTGGCCGCCGCGGCACCGGCCGCCGACCCGCCCGGCCTGACCTTCGCTCGCGGCGGGTTCGAGCTGGCCGGGCTCCGGCCGGTGCTGGTGCGAGCGTTCAACGTGCTGCGCCAGTACGACGAGAGCGAGGTGCCCGAGGCCTGGCGGACGATGACCGCCGCGCTCGCCCCGGGCGGGGCGCTCATCGAGGGCACCTGCGACGAGTTGGGCCGGCTCGCCAGCTGGCTGCTGATCGACTCTGACGGCCCCCGGACGCTGACCCTGGCCGCGAAGCTCGTCACGTTGGGCAGCCCCGCCGAGCTGGCCGAGCGGTTGCCGAAGGCACTGATCCACCGCAACGTCCCCGGTGAACCGGTGCACGATCTGATCCGGGCGTTGGACGACGCCTGGCAGGCCGCCGCCCCGTACGCCCCCTTCGGCCCCCGCCAGCGCTGGCTACGAGCCGTAACCCAGCTCAAGAGCGCCGACTGGCCCATCCTCGACGGCCCGCACCGCTGGCGCCAGGGCGAACTGACCCTCCCCTGGCCCACCATCGCCCCCCGAACCTGA
- a CDS encoding UDP-N-acetylmuramate dehydrogenase — MSDAYAQSTTEADRAIPGPLASYTTLRMGGPAGRIVAAGSADEIIRAVQAADEPVLILAGGSNVVIGDAGFPGTVVLVRSGGLRVVAEDAGSVTVRVEAGEPWDDLVAATVANGWAGVECLSGIPGSTGATPIQNVGAYGQEVAETITGVEVYDRVEGTRQFIPAADCGFAYRGSIFKYRDRWVVLSVDFRLARSPLSGPVRYAELGRALGVEVGERVPLADARAAVLRLRAGKGMVLDATDPDTRSVGSFFTNPVLDRATYELLRERAVELGEPPHWPGADDTVKVSAAWLIDKAGFVKGHPGPDGVAISSKHTLALTNRTGTAHTADLIALARDIRDTVHTRFGVTLHPEPVLINCTV; from the coding sequence GTGTCAGACGCCTACGCCCAGTCGACAACCGAAGCCGATCGTGCCATCCCTGGTCCACTGGCCAGCTACACCACGCTGCGGATGGGCGGGCCGGCCGGGCGCATCGTGGCCGCAGGCAGTGCCGACGAGATCATCCGGGCCGTGCAGGCTGCGGACGAGCCGGTCCTGATCCTCGCGGGCGGCAGCAACGTGGTGATCGGCGACGCCGGCTTCCCCGGCACGGTCGTCCTGGTGCGCTCCGGTGGCCTGCGGGTCGTCGCCGAGGACGCCGGGTCGGTCACCGTACGGGTCGAGGCCGGCGAGCCGTGGGACGACCTGGTCGCCGCCACGGTGGCCAACGGCTGGGCCGGCGTGGAGTGCCTCTCCGGCATCCCCGGCTCAACCGGTGCCACCCCGATCCAGAACGTCGGCGCGTACGGCCAGGAGGTCGCCGAGACCATCACCGGAGTCGAGGTGTACGACCGGGTCGAGGGCACCCGTCAGTTCATCCCCGCCGCCGACTGCGGGTTCGCCTACCGGGGCAGCATCTTCAAGTACCGGGACCGCTGGGTGGTGCTCTCCGTCGACTTCCGGCTCGCCCGGTCCCCACTCTCCGGCCCGGTGCGCTACGCCGAGCTGGGCCGGGCGCTCGGAGTCGAGGTGGGCGAGCGGGTGCCGCTGGCGGACGCCCGGGCGGCCGTGCTGCGGCTACGCGCCGGTAAGGGCATGGTGCTTGACGCCACCGACCCCGACACTCGCTCGGTCGGCTCCTTCTTCACCAACCCGGTGCTCGACCGGGCGACGTACGAGCTGCTCCGGGAGCGCGCCGTCGAGCTGGGCGAGCCGCCCCACTGGCCCGGGGCCGACGACACGGTCAAGGTGAGCGCTGCCTGGCTGATCGACAAGGCCGGCTTCGTCAAGGGCCACCCGGGCCCGGACGGGGTGGCCATCTCCAGCAAGCACACGCTGGCACTCACCAACCGCACCGGCACAGCTCACACTGCCGACCTGATCGCCCTGGCCCGCGACATCCGCGACACGGTGCACACCCGCTTCGGCGTAACCCTCCACCCGGAACCCGTCCTCATCAACTGCACGGTGTGA
- a CDS encoding maleylpyruvate isomerase family mycothiol-dependent enzyme gives MSRLHGSKDFWIGALRTEGPAFAAAVAEAPPETPVLSCPGWTVNDLTLHLAGIYHWVYSFAGSGVTTAPAPRVQVEADRAEAARGLSALPFWQQGYDQLMTLFDGLDPETPAWNWAPQPKKAGFWPRRMAHETAVHRWDAQLAIGAGDPVEAKLAADGVSEVLDTWLPAGRRQVPGDWHGVVQLSAVDAAQVWYLRLRGQGVALLDTSTIFDHDDHHARAQVSGNASDLLLALWGRVSFETLDVSGDRTLLDGLRTD, from the coding sequence ATGAGCAGACTGCACGGCAGCAAGGATTTCTGGATCGGGGCGCTCCGAACGGAGGGCCCGGCCTTCGCCGCAGCGGTGGCCGAGGCACCGCCGGAGACACCGGTGCTGTCTTGTCCCGGCTGGACGGTCAACGATCTCACGCTGCACCTCGCCGGCATCTACCACTGGGTTTATTCGTTCGCCGGCTCCGGCGTGACCACCGCGCCGGCCCCCCGGGTCCAGGTCGAGGCGGACCGGGCCGAGGCGGCCCGGGGTCTGAGCGCTCTCCCGTTCTGGCAGCAGGGGTACGACCAGCTGATGACCCTCTTCGACGGGCTCGACCCGGAGACCCCGGCGTGGAACTGGGCTCCGCAGCCGAAGAAGGCCGGCTTCTGGCCGCGCCGGATGGCACACGAGACGGCGGTACACCGCTGGGATGCCCAGCTCGCCATCGGAGCCGGTGACCCGGTCGAGGCGAAGCTGGCCGCCGACGGCGTGAGCGAGGTGCTGGACACCTGGTTGCCCGCGGGCCGGCGGCAGGTGCCGGGCGACTGGCACGGGGTGGTGCAGCTCTCCGCGGTCGACGCGGCCCAGGTGTGGTATCTGCGGCTGCGCGGCCAGGGGGTGGCGCTGCTCGACACCTCGACCATCTTCGACCACGACGACCATCACGCCCGGGCGCAGGTCAGCGGCAACGCGAGCGACCTGCTGCTGGCGCTCTGGGGCCGGGTCAGCTTCGAGACGCTGGACGTCAGCGGCGACCGGACCCTGCTCGACGGCCTGCGCACCGACTGA